A single Cryptococcus neoformans var. grubii H99 chromosome 7, complete sequence DNA region contains:
- a CDS encoding translation initiation factor 3 subunit F: protein MSLDTSSSAIHLQLPPTSSSLRPPSQITVHPSVIAQILTHHSRHPADSESTRVIGALMGNRSDNGQEVDIRSCFAVPHTEQGQQISVDRPFQQDMVNFLAKNGTKEVIVGWYASQKTVNSNSAIIQEYFSFETNPYPAVHLTVDTDIEESGKGLGVKGWVSQPLGLTSKSECSIFVPVPVSIKYADSERAALDLLTAPQPTPSPALPPLPTLSNSLSQLSSLIDQCLAYVQSVNNGSQTPDVEVGRYLLEGLGRWTASGNEDEGGVKAGLQDTLTVEYLSSLVRSQVELAGRLSLLQQPVAQQ from the exons ATGTCTCTCGacacctcttcctccgccatccacctccaactCCCCCcgacctcatcctctct CCGCCCTCCCTCTCAAATCACCGTCCACCCTTCCGTCATCGCTCAAATCCTTACCCACCATTCTCGCCACCCTGCTGATTCTGAATCTACACGAGTGATCGGTGCTCTTATGGGTAATCGATCCGACAATGGTCAGGAAGTCGACATTCGATCATGTTTCGCCGTCCCTCATACCGAACAAGGCCAGCAGATTTCTGTCGATAGGCCGTTCCAGCAAGACATGGTCAATTTTCTCGCCAAGAACGGCACCAAGGAAGTTATTGTTGGGTGGTACGCCAGCCAGAAGACTGTCAACTCCAACTCTGCTATCATTCAAGAATATTTTTCCTTCGAGACCAACCCTTACCCTGCCGTCCACTTGACAGTTGATACCGATATTGAAGAATCTGGAAAGGGTCTTGGTGTGAAGGGATGGGTTTCTCAGCCTTTGGGTTTGACTAGCAAGTCAGAGTGCTCCATCTTTGTGCCCGTGCCTGTGTCTATCAAGTACGCCGACTCTGAGCGTGCCGCTT TGGACCTTCTCACCGCCCCACAACCAACTCCTTCCCCTGCTCTCccccctcttcccaccctctccaactctcTCTCTCAACTGTCTTCCCTCATCGACCAATGTCTTGCCTACGTCCAATCCGTCAACAACGGTTCCCAAACCCCCGATGTCGAGGTCGGCCGATATCTCCTGGAGGGCCTCGGCAGATGGACTGCGAGCGGaaacgaagatgagggtGGCGTCAAGGCCGGTTTGCAAGACACTTTGACAGTGGAGTATTTGTCGAGCTTGGTTAGGAGTCAGGTTGAGTTGGCGGGCAGGTTGTCACTCTTGCAACAGCCTGTTGCTCAGCAGTAG
- a CDS encoding allantoate transporter — MMTSEIKNLDTSLEDEKVLTEHIEVAHAVTRDDMEKGRTKRTVNTQLDDAAKLLEEAGGHVEYTHADNKRILRLIDFYVCLPMCLVYFIQQLDKASVSYAAVFDLQTEANLVGTQYSWLSSVVYCAQLVCQPLSSYALIVFPVKYWVMFNMAAWSIVTMATAAGKNFTGLLLARMFLGVFEATILPSFILITQMWWVRREQSYRTIAYQIANSFAAIFGPLLSYAIGKACDGSDKIKPYQGIFLFMGGFSLVLVPVVWILLPNSPTTARFLRKGNDRLIAIDRLAENNTGTKASKFKWDQFWETYKDPKTYMWAAMWFCCACPSGGIGAFGGLITKGFGFDTFTTILLQMPPGGIGIITLLVSIYVTNKIKLRWPVIAVVCIFPIAGGIALTQVPSTKTGGLMASYYVAYLFSALQPLLISWCNLNSAGTTKRVLTTATMFGALTVGNIVGPQVYLKREAPHYHTGLYVDIACWCILLILVVSMGMYLKLLNRRQEARRLALGLPANLKDMSIMSMEEAEAYKEELAQSMRAQGKDMDSLNVNSFDDMTDFENPMFMYVL; from the exons ATGATGACTTCTGAAATTAAGAATCTCGACACATCTCtggaggacgagaaggtGCTCACGGAGCACATTGAAGTCGCTCACGCCGTCACTCGCGATGACATGGAGAAGGGTCGTACGAAGCGTACCGTCAACACGCAGCTCGATGATGCCGCAAAGCTTTTGGAGGAAGCCGGTGGTCATGTCGAGTACACACACGCCGACAACAAGAGGATTCTGCGACTAATTGATTTCTACGTTTGTCTGCCCATGTGTCTCGTTTACTTTATTCAACAG CTCGACAAAGCAAGTGTCAGTTACGCTGCAGTCTTCGATCTGCAAACAGAGGCCAACTTGGTTGGCACTCAGTACAGTTGGCTCTCCAGCGTCGT CTACTGCGCCCAACTTGTCTGCCAGCCTTTGTCTTCCTATGCTCTTATCGTTTTTCCGGTTAAGTACTGGGTGATGTTCAACATGGCTGCCT GGAGTATCGTTACCATGGCTACAGCTGCCGGGAAGAACTTCACTGGCCTCCTTTTGGCTCGTATGTTTTTGGGTGTCTTTGAGGCCACCATCTTGCCCtctttcattctcatcaccCAAATGTGGTGGGTTCGACGAGAGCAGTCTTATCGAACCATTGCCTACCAA ATCGCCAACTCTTTTGCTGCCATCTTCGGTCCCTTGCTCTCTTATGCTATCGGCAAAGCTTGCGACGGTTCAGACAAGATAAAGCCTTACCAGGgtatcttcctcttcatggGTGGCTTCAGCTTGGTTCTTGTGCCCGTTGTCTGGATATTGCTTCCCAACTCCCCTACTACTGCTCGATTTTTGAGGAAGGGTAACGACCGACTCATTGCCATTGACCGACTTGCTGAGAACAACACTGGTACCAAG GCTTCCAAATTCAAATGGGACCAATTCTGGGAGACTTACAAGGACCCCAAGACATACATGTGGGCGGCAATGTGGTTCTGCTGCGCTTGCCCCTCGGGTGGTATTGGAGCTTTCGGCGGTCTTATCACCAAGGGTTTCGGCTTCGACACATTCACCACTATCTTGCTCCAAATGCCTCCGGGTGGTATCGGTATCATTACTCTTTTGGTTTCCATCTACGTGACAAACAAAATCAAGCTCCGTTGGCCCGTCATTGC TGTTGTCTGCATCTTCCCTATTGCTGGTGGCATTGCATTGACCCAAGTGCCCAGCACCAAGACTGGTGGACTCATGGCCAGTTACTATGTTGCTTACCTCTTCTCTGCCCTTC AGCCTTTGTTGATCAGTTGGTGTAACTTGAACTCTGCTGGTACCACCAAGCGAGTTCTCACTACCGCTACTATGTTTGGCGCTCTCACTGTCGGCAAC ATTGTCGGCCCTCAAGTCTACCTTAAACGAGA GGCGCCTCATTACCATACTGGTCTCTACGTCGACATTGCCTGCTGGTGtatccttctcatcctcgtcgtctCAATGGGCATGTacctcaagctcctcaaCAGGCGCCAGGAAGCTCGCCGACTTGCCTTGGGTCTTCCTGCGAACCTCAAAGACATGTCTATCATGTCGATGGAAGAGGCCGAGGCTTACAAGGAAGAGCTTGCTCAGAGTATGAGAGCGCAGGGAAAGGACATGGACAGTTTGAACGTCAACTCTTTCGATGATATGACGGACTTTGA GAACCCCATGTTCATGTATGTTTTATAA
- a CDS encoding esterase, giving the protein MSSSTLPPSQPLPLRHLLETYTTSHPLRTPSPLPPSSRVDPKLRQRLPPPTSASPLLWTLPTWWLFIRFVFTKGIHIALALISHFLFGPKRPSWGYRMTFITSFMRNIADHSSLADIVLIRRFISLHFLVPLPGDAVVTPITFTVPRRKAEQVARGFLRDLDVAETGSRQLSGEWVVGTEVWKRLRAEKRARQKKQRASPRHNLSPSGRSLKQTKVEIEPEALKEKGKANERVIYYVHGGAYYVGNAATHRLITIGVSKSCNARVFAITYRLAPEHVFPLPLHDVLLGYLRLLSPPLSIPPENIIIAGDSAGGGLSLALCMYLRDEGYKLPAGLILMSPWVDLTMSCGSWDENADSDVVPRPETDDHLNPVGCYLGPKGIATYLTHPYASPLFGDFHDLPPMLIQSGDSEVLRDEITLIAHKATLAGINVTHELYEDMVHVFQMFSFLPATTTAINNVGIWVRTTLPKIEREQRQVAGMDKDQQEVGALDVDVTESMEEEIGKGNRVVAKDGQEIDVPRGRTEAMSEEIDAAQDLLRQQASATKIGFSGSSTINERPTVDTDSLAKLDPDSDSDSGSPTPTNSQLPSPSVAIPREPRTPPRHFDPFLDVQPQDQSKLSQPHTLPRLRRVQTAVPTAFTLSPPPNPRSSARRRRPTTSSLLTSPSSSAYGQDTSYPTSPTSLASARRRLRSGTLSFQPPPTTRTRSKSHSDIFNLVEGYVEGGAANETTVYAAGGEVRCVGVLGEDEEE; this is encoded by the exons ATGTCGTCCTCTACCCTTCCCCCGTcacaacctcttcctctccgtcATCTCCTCGAGACATACACCACGTCTCACCCCTTACGTACCCCGtcccctcttccaccatcatctcggGTCGATCCAAAACTTCGCCAACGCCTACCGCCACCTACATCTGCAAGCCCCCTTCTTTGGACTTTACCAACATGGTGGCTATTCATCCGCTTTGTATTCACGAAAGGCATACACATTGCGCTCGCCTTGATCTCACATTTTCTCTTCGGGCCTAAACGACCTAGCTGGGGATATCGAATGACATTCATCACGTCTTTCATGCGAAATATAGCAGACCACTCAAGTTTGGCCGATATTGTGCTCATCAGGAGATTTATTTCTCTGCATTTCTTAGTGCCTCTGCCGGGAGATGCGGTTGTGACCCCTATCACTTTCACCGTCCCCCGAAGAAAAGCAGAGCAGGTTGCAAGGGGCTTTTTGCGGGACTTGGATGTCGCAGAGACGGGAAGCCGTCAGCTTTCGGGGGAATGGGTTGTCGGCACTGAGGTGTGGAAGAGGCTGAGAGCCGAGAAGAGAGCAAGGCAGAAGAAACAACGTGCATCCCCCAGACACAACCTCTCGCCAAGCGGAAGGAGTTTAAAGCAGACAAAAGTAGAGATTGAACCTGAAGCTCtgaaggaaaaagggaaagcaAACGAAAGGGTCATTTATTATGTGCATGGCGGGGCGTACTATGTGGGTAACGCTGCAACTCACAGACTTATCACTATTGGCGTGAGCAAATCCTGCAATGCGAGAGTATTCG CAATAACATACCGGCTTGCACCCGAACATGTCTTtcccctccctcttcacGATGTTCTTTTAGGCTATTTACGACTTTTatctcctcccctttccaTACCTCCCGAgaatatcatcatcgcaGGTGATTCTGCAGGTGGAGGCCTTAGTTTGGCGCTGTGCATGTACCTTCGTGATGAAGGATACAAACTCCCAGCAGGTCTAATATTGATGAGCCCATGGGTGGATTTAACGATGAGTTGTGGGAGCTGGGATGAGAATGCAGACTCTGACGTAGTTCCTCGTCCCGAGACTGATG ATCATCTTAACCCAGTGGGATGTTACCTCGGTCCCAAAGGTATCGCCACCTACCTTACTCACCCATACGCTTCTCCGCTATTCGGTGACTTCCACGACTTACCACCCATGCTCATCCAGTCTGGCGACTCAGAAGTGCTCCGAGATGAGATTACGCTCATCGCGCACAAAGCTACTCTTGCGGGAATCAACGTCACACACGAGTTATACGAAGATATGGTGCATGTTTTTCAAATGTTCTCCTTTTTGCCTGCTACTACGACGGCAATCAACAATGTCGGTATATGGGTGAGGACAACCTTGCCAAAGATAGAGAGGGAACAGAGACAAGTAGCAGGTATGGATAAGGATCAGCAAGAGGTGGGAGCGCTTGATGTGGATGTGACCGAAAGtatggaagaggaaattgGAAAGGGAAATCGGGTTGTTGCCAAGGATGGGCAAGAGATTGATGTACCAAGGGGGAGGACAGAGGCCATGTCTGAGGAGATTGACGCAGCTCAAGATCTTTTGAGGCAACAAGCGTCAGCAACCAAGATAGGTTTTTCAGGAAGCTCTACTATCAACGAGCGACCTACCGTCGATACGGACTCACTTGCCAAATTGGACCCTGACTCTGACTCTGACTCTGGCTCACCGACACCTACAAACAGTCAACTCCCCTCACCATCTGTCGCCATCCCCAGAGAGCCCCGTACCCCTCCACGTCATTTCGACCCATTCTTGGATGTACAACCTCAGGATCAATCCAAACTATCGCAGCCTCAtactcttcctcgccttcgTCGAGTGCAAACAGCCGTGCCTACGGCCTTTACCCTCTCTCCGCCTCCCAACCCCCGATCATCAGCGCGCCGTCGACGACCTACAACCAGCTCCCTCCTCacttccccctcttcctccgcaTACGGACAAGATACATCATACCCCACCTCTCCAACTTCATTAGCTTCTGCGCGGAGACGGCTTCGTTCGGGTACACTCTCTTTCCAACCTCCCCCAACGACAAGAACGAGAAGTAAGAGTCATTCCGATATATTCAACCTGGTAGAAGGGTACGTTGAGGGAGGAGCTGCCAATGAAACGACAGTGTATGCAGCTGGAGGGGAAGTGAGGTGTGTGGGCGTACtcggagaggatgaggaggagtaG